The genomic stretch AATCACATTGATGTCTATTCGACAACCCCTCTTATGTTGGTCAGACTAGGTCCTTCAACGTCCATCCTGTATCTACGCACCAGAAGCACCACTCTTTGTTACGGGGAAAGCTTTTAAGCTGCGTACACACGTATTGTTTGCAGGAGAGTACGTGTTGTCTTGTATATACTAGGGTAgaacacatatgtatatatatatatatatatatatatgtatatacaaggGTGAAAAAGATGGAACTCCAGTCAGAAACTGGAGTTCCATCAGTTTCATAAGGACAACATCTATGTGAATTCGTGGAAATTCGTCACTTGAAAAATGCCGTCAGAAGAATATAAGGGATGAGGACTGTTGGGAACAACTGCCTTTTCCAAGTTGCGAATTGGATACTTGGTAGGGAATTGGCTATTTTCAGGGAATATAGCGAAGGTTAAGGATGGAAGGATGGTACGATGGGTATTGATATTGCTATTGGTGAAGATTCAATGAaacgaataatataaaataatccaACATATGAATGACGATCGATGAAAATCTATAGAGATATTCTTTTGTTTGAAACGAGCGTGAAACGGTGTTAACGATAATTACAAATTGATTGATTCCATTTTTTGAGCAAAGTGAGCAAAACCTATCGATCGTAAACAAACGTCTAATGTTACGCGCGCTGCATTCGTTTCGCTTTGCAGAAAGTTCCACGCAAAGGCTGCCGGTCTTCCGGGTCTAATTACGTTCGGGAGATTTATCGGTAAGTTTTGCAAGAATTTATTCCAAGACTGACGTGCCGGCGAAACGAAATTGGCTAATAAAAGACTGACAGGTTTCAGGGAGTTCAAACGGCATTTAAACCGCGGACAAGACATAAACCAAATCGCAGGCATAAATCTGGCCTAAAGATAGCTGGCTGGATTCTTGTTCACGCGACGGTTACTCGTTTTGTTCTAAAAATGTTACTTCTTATCTTTCGGTTGTTATCGCGTGTCGGCCCATTACCTTAAGTCGGTATTCATCGTCGAGATAATCTGTCGAAATTACGATACAAACTAACGATGTTTCGCATGGAATGGCTGACGAGAGAGAGTCTGAAAAATTCATGGCTCTATGTAATAACTACGCTACGTCAACGATGCTTGTGTTGTATATCGTGTCTATTAATAATTTCACCGTTTTCCTTAATTACAAGTGTTTCTCTAAAATTgtaacgtttctttttctcttttttcctgtACTACTTGTCGCTAGAGCTTTCTTTTGTCCTACAACGTGTATGTTATACTCAAGTATTTTTTCAGCGTTTCTGAAACATTCAGCAGAGATCGTAACGTGGCTTTTAACCTTCTCTATCAAATTTCTGCATTTATACTCCTAGattagaaagagagagagagagagagagcgagagaagaggaagaattGAAAGGACGATCGATAGCCAGCTTGTCGACTGGCAATCGGCTGATTCACGTGTTCGTTTGTTACTTAAGGGGAACTGTTGGTTTACTCTGTTTGTGGCAAGCTTGATAGATGTCGACGTATTTTTAGGGTGATTCGAAGGTCATGTAGTTGATAGTAACTTGATTGAATTAAATGAGTGTCTTTGATcattctatttttcttctttttgtcatCACTGTTATTTTTAGAggttctaataaattttgtttataaaagTTACAGGGGCTGTAGGCAGAAGACTGCAAGTAAAATGCAAGTAACAAGttctaattttaataaatgtcCAAATGAATCAAGAGTATCTGGAAATGTATAATTTAGTGATTTTCAAGTTGTTCGATATTGGAGAAATTCTATTACCTTTCAACTAAACGCAAGAGCGTGTTCAAGTAGCCTCTATCTTCAATCAACGTTAACCAAGGAACCACTTTTGCCATATTAAAGGTGATAAATAAGAGCCAGGAGGTGAATGTACGACAGCGAACGTGCTTCTAGTTAACCTACCGTAGTCTAGTAAAACCCACGGATGAGGAACTTGGCTAGATAATATAACGTTGAATGACGAGTGAAGCAAAGACAACAAGACGAATTTGGTATAATGAACGTGACGCAAAAATCAGTGGAAATTCCAAGGTGCTGGAACTAATCGATTCTACGAATTTCGTCGAGTCGAAATAGtgaaatatctgacaaaataAATGCCACGTGAACGACTATTTGTACAGGGAAGGTTATAtctgatatttttaatacatgcACACGGAGATGTGACAAACGACAAAGAAAATTAGGAAAATATTCCTGAACCTTGCAATTTCTACAATTGTTGAGAAAAGTTATCAGACATGTTTTAATCCTTATAAGAAAGATGTTGAAATTACAATTTGATTCATAAAGGTAAAGGATTAATCAATTAACACGCGGAACATAGGAAGTTGATATTAATTGAACGTAAATTGTAAAGTAACATCCAGACGATTTCCAATATATAGTGAAAGCAAAGTCGTGGACAAAAGGGTGGTGAGAATGGTACAGCATTTAAACGTGATAGGACGATGGTATTTTACTGTGGGCTTGATGGCCGCGGCCAACTACTTGGCCCAGCGAAAGCCCGACAAATGCAGATTTCGCAACGTGACGTGCCTGGCGAACGCGCGACTATGTTCCTTCGTGACTATTGCAGGTCTTCGAGGTATCGACAAATCGACGAAAAGCGTGCAAAAACCAATAAATTCAGGCAAGTTGAAATTCCGGTGTCCTCGTCGCAACAAGTTAAACTTAATAATATCACGAATTGATCGGATATACAGTGAATCGTTAGTATTTACGTACTACAGTATTGAAAAGTAGGTTTCGTTTATAGAATCACAGAATCAATAAAGAGTAGCCCGGCGATTGGAATAACTTCGATCTTctaaagatgaaaataaaattcgtttgtAAAGTCAGAGAATAAATTTCTTGATCAGATCCTACGTTCAGAATCGTGTAGAATTTTAATTGCACCGATTAATTCTGACCGTGGAACAGATTGCCTCGAAGGGGATTAAGAATCGATAAACGGAAACAAAAGCAGCGTAGTgaattttaaaatctataaaaGAGCTGATGTTTGAAACGCATTGCAACGAAGACACCGATATATCTTTAATTGTACGAGGTAATCATTTACCTATATCCTCTTCTCAGTTGCTCAATGTTTCTTGATCGATTGCTTTAATTAAGAGCAGCACTGGTTCCTCTATTCAACGCACAGTTTCCTCTTCACATACTTATACACTTAATAGAATAACTATGGTCAAAGGTTACTCAGATAGAGAAGTCAAGTTATCTTTTGTTCGATTGCAGACTACAGTCAGAACCGCTCCTCTAGAACTTTAGCTATGTTTGAACAATTTCAGTTCAGTGTCTTTCGTTCTTGAACAAACTAACCTCAAAAACTTCGCTATCCATTAACTATCCGTTAAATCATTATCAGGATCATCGTAGGTTCTCCTGCTTTAAAAGATTTGATTAAATCTCCATTAGGACCGTTAAAAATCTTAATCAATCGATCCTAACCAAATTACATTCGATGTATTTTGTTGTAAAACTAGTTGCTCAATTTGAAAAACCTCGTTGTCTACAATAGGTCATTAGGAGGATCTGAAATAATTCATAAGGGTAGGCCCGAGTTACATCTgtcgtttatttaaaaaaaaaatttgtcacTTCGAAAAACCTCACTGTAGACACTAATTAGAATTAAGGTCATCAAACAGTAACCGATTGAATATCTAAAAGAATTCTGTCCACTTATTAACTCGACAAAAGAGCTCTGTCCGTAGCAATCAGGTAAATCTGCTGCTGAAAATCGTTGTATAGCCACGTGAAAATCTGTCTGTTGAGAGTAAAAATGTTCGCAAAAACCCCTGTTACCTAAGGCCTCAACACGGACACATCACCAGCATTGTCCAAGTCTGAACATCATCAAATTCTCCGGCAGAACCACTCGGAAATCTGGCGTTACTTTATACCGAAGTGTCATTGTGATAAATTAACTTCAGCAAGTGCAGAAAACTCGCATAACCCCGTTTTCACGAACACGTGTCTGAGCGGAAAGCTCAAAGAGATTAAAAGCTTCTAGGCCACTATGCGGATGAATATGTTTTCCTGAACTTGAGGATGTTTGAAAAGGTTTGAAGAAAATTTCTGGCAAAATATGAGAAACTATGGGTAGAAAGATGGAAATAATTTGAGTGGAAATAGTTGCAGAGGGATTGGAAATAATCGTTGCGAGGGTGGTGAGACGAAAGAACAATCGAAAGGCCGGCACACGCGATTGTTCGCGATGGAAGCGAACCGTAAGACCGCACTGCTTGACTGCAATCACGCGCAACTGTCGTCAAAGCCACCGCGGTCACAACAAAACCTGCGAAACGGGGGAACCACGAGAGGTGGCGGCGTCGCGCTGTCACGCGTCGCCACGACCTCATACTGCCGCACGAAGAAACTTCTTGGTCGGGGTATAAACGATGTTAAAGAGATTTAAGATAGAAAAAGACCTTATCAAGATTCATATAGGATGTTCGAGAATAAgtgtttacgttatatagagcTTGATAAGTTTTGTTATCTAGTTAGTATAATTTTTGACATAACCGACTGTGAAATATTCAGTTTACTTTGTTACAAGTCGTGTAACGATAAGATTGATAATTCGTATCTGTTGGTAACCTATTATcgatttctaaatattatacattgtcTTTTTCAAATAAGGGTAAAACAGATCTCGGTGTTACATATACACAATACCTTCATATACATGATACggtaacatataatataataaaacagatGGGAATATTAAAATCAATGATCGATCtaggaaaagggaaaaagagagatcaggctaattttgaaaataatggaGTATATTGAAAGAATAACTTATTATATTTCATCTCTTCTGTGTAGATAGAACGACGAGTGTTTAGGTAGgaaaattgatataaatttcaaaattctgtCATTATTCATTAGCCCTTTGCGGACGAGACGGTTCGAAGTGAACCGTACCGTGGCGCCGAGTTGCTGTCGCGATAGTCATACCGTAGTAGATTTCAAATTGCCAGCGCACATTCTGCTTAGACGTGCTTTTCGTTCATGATGACTGATgtcataattatatatgtacatacacagATTCTCCTCAGGATAAAAAAATTACTCACATATGTGTCTTTTGGTTCTATCATTTCTTTTCGCCGAACATGTGTATGAGTTCTCGTTCATAGCGGCGCGTTCACGTGGCACATATATATGAATAGTTCGGTTCTATCAGTTGTTTTCGCCAAACGCATATATGAGTTCCTCGACCAAATTAATGGCTTACACGGAACGCATATAAGCGGCGATAGTCCGCAAAGGGCTAAGATAGGAATTTGAAAGTTCTATATTGATAGCACTTGAAGGTCCAAGAAGTTTTATATCAGAGGCTATATAGCATATTGCTTCCGAcctatttaatttaaaattccaatattcACAGGGAGAATAAGCGtaagaataaaaatgataaaattaatgtTCGATTAAGCATTTTATCGCGAACGCTCAAGCATCAAACTTTACGCACTAAATGACATACTTCGAACGATTTGAAGTTTCATTAGGTTAGGTTAGAAAGTAAGCTACCTATTATCTACCGCTATTAAAACGAGAAGTTTAAAGCTGTAAAATTTCATATCATACTAATTATGGGAAATATTTCAGGATATAACAGttactaaaatattattatagttatCATAATTATTACAAACTAACATTAGCGCTTTAATCCAAAATTATTGCTTAAAAAGTATTTCACATGAAAGTATTTTGCATGATAACTTTGCCACTTTTCATTGTTATACACAAACTAATACATAAATTTAACACGCAATTCATTTTTCGTATTATGTGCACACCTTTGTAAGTGCacagattttttaattatattttgtattcagTATACCAACTGAGCACAGAATAAAGTCACTAGCGAAATACGTTTCCTTACGTGAAGTTTTTTATGCTCATCATAGTCAAATTCCAGAAGATATAAGAAGCGCCCAGATCTTTTTCCAAGTGTTTCAGAACCTAAGACACAAAGTGCCATTTGATCTCACGTCTATCCTGTCCTTAGTCAGTGATGTTACAACCTGAAACGAGGTGCAACGACCATTGACTAAATACAGCAATATAGAATTCAAATGCCCAATAtcacaaattttactttatcgACATGAACGACACATAATCTTCAATAACTATGCCCAAAATTGTAGATGGCGTAAAAAATAACTAATTCTTTGCATGTTCCATACTGTAGTTCCCTAGATTTCTATTTCAACAATTTAAATAATGTTTcttcaattaaatatattttgtatacacCGGATACAATAAAGTACATTGTgtcaaaattatttcattgcaAAAATGCTTTTaacgttgaaaataaattactctGAATCCAAATCCTTAAAAGTTGATTTGATTCACGTAGAAATGAAACGTCAATTATGAGAACTGACCAAGGTTAAGATTCTTCAAAATTAATCTAACTATACTATGTTTTcctgaaatttataaatatttatttacaaatggcTTCAAATAATTGAAGcattcgtttaaaaatatatatactgtaAGTTTTGTGAAAAATATAGAACATCAAATCAATAGAAATTAACTGTTACAAGTCCTTGCGTCTCTTTTTAAACTCAAATATCCAACAAAGATGCAACAGTGCTCTCGATACGAAACAGCTGATTATTCAATCAAAACTTCGTACGCAGTTAAAGTGCGGTATATAGTTATTCGATTATATATTTGTGATTAAAGTTAAGGTTTGCGAAAGTGGCTTTAAACTAAAACTTTTCTAGGAATATGTCACGATtctataacttttttaaaaaggGGAAATGTTCTGTGATTGGGATGATACACGTTGATGCATTACCTGGTATAAAATTTCCGTTAGatttaaaaatacgtaaaactTAAGGATTCGTCAGAACAGCATCTAGCAAAAATAtgttgttgaaaaatattttttgaacaaTGAATGACTTGGTTCAGTTGTTATTTATATTCGCACATTATTGGCTCATGATATTGAAAAGTGATGCTTTTCAGGAACACCTTTGTATAGTGGTAATACCAAAAAAATTATAAGTAATGCAATAAAAGAAGCGATAATTTATAGTGAATATAATATTGTAAGTTTAATTACATAATTCATCTGCCATTAATTTCAtggtttattaatataatatatttacttttaaGGATGGTATATTAGTAGAAAATATGCATGACATTCCATATGTAAGGCCAAAAGATTTAACTCCTGAAACTACAGCAATAATGACCAGAATTTGCACAGAAGTAAGAAAAGTATTACCTGAAAATATACCCTGTGGTATACAGGTACGAATCAAAGAATTTATCACATAAAATACCAGAAAAATCTATAACTTATTAAAGAAGAGACAAAAACTGAAATAGATTTTGGCAGGATGTAACAAGGAAGCCATAGCTGTAGCAAAGGCAGCAAATCTTCAATTTATCAGAGCAGAAGGGTTTGTCTTTTCTCATATTGCAGATGAAGGCTTTACAGATGCATGTGCTGGCTCTTTGTTAAGATATAGAAAACAAATTGATGCAGATGATATTCTTATTCTTGCTGACATTAAAAAGAAGCATaggtaatttattaatatacttGAAAAGGAAAACTCATTTCTTTGCTTGATTTTTTTTTAGTCTAATGTAAAAATCGTGTCGTTTTTTTCCTATAGTTCACATGCAATCACTTCTGATGTAAGTTTATCAGAGACAGCAAAAGCAGCAAAATTTTTCTTAGCTGATGGAATAATACTGACAGGGATTACTACCGGTGACCCAGTTAATGTATCAGAATTTACAGGTAGTTCCTTATTTTGTCaaattgtaacatttatataaaaattttaata from Bombus terrestris chromosome 16, iyBomTerr1.2, whole genome shotgun sequence encodes the following:
- the LOC100649237 gene encoding uncharacterized protein F13E9.13, mitochondrial isoform X3, with the protein product MRTDQGTPLYSGNTKKIISNAIKEAIIYSEYNIDGILVENMHDIPYVRPKDLTPETTAIMTRICTEVRKVLPENIPCGIQILAGCNKEAIAVAKAANLQFIRAEGFVFSHIADEGFTDACAGSLLRYRKQIDADDILILADIKKKHSSHAITSDVSLSETAKAAKFFLADGIILTGITTGDPVNVSEFTEIKQNSEIPVLIGSGVTKNNIKDYLSSDAVIVGSHFKISETWENRIDKEKVSSFMEKLKVLQNLQ
- the LOC100649237 gene encoding uncharacterized protein F13E9.13, mitochondrial isoform X1, with the translated sequence MQQCSRYETADYSIKTSYAVKVRNMSRFYNFFKKGKCSVIGMIHVDALPGTPLYSGNTKKIISNAIKEAIIYSEYNIDGILVENMHDIPYVRPKDLTPETTAIMTRICTEVRKVLPENIPCGIQILAGCNKEAIAVAKAANLQFIRAEGFVFSHIADEGFTDACAGSLLRYRKQIDADDILILADIKKKHSSHAITSDVSLSETAKAAKFFLADGIILTGITTGDPVNVSEFTEIKQNSEIPVLIGSGVTKNNIKDYLSSDAVIVGSHFKISETWENRIDKEKVSSFMEKLKVLQNLQ
- the LOC100649237 gene encoding uncharacterized protein F13E9.13, mitochondrial isoform X2, yielding MSRFYNFFKKGKCSVIGMIHVDALPGTPLYSGNTKKIISNAIKEAIIYSEYNIDGILVENMHDIPYVRPKDLTPETTAIMTRICTEVRKVLPENIPCGIQILAGCNKEAIAVAKAANLQFIRAEGFVFSHIADEGFTDACAGSLLRYRKQIDADDILILADIKKKHSSHAITSDVSLSETAKAAKFFLADGIILTGITTGDPVNVSEFTEIKQNSEIPVLIGSGVTKNNIKDYLSSDAVIVGSHFKISETWENRIDKEKVSSFMEKLKVLQNLQ